A single window of Sporosarcina sp. FSL W7-1349 DNA harbors:
- a CDS encoding (2Fe-2S) ferredoxin domain-containing protein gives MATWDLSTTCAHVLICNGSSCLKKQGEEMTVAIREALTEQGLDDRVHTARTRCQGRCKDAPTVIVYPEGTWYQKLTPEEAGPLAAAIGKGERLLEKVSHTFNGLGFDRHNEAPIGIKKTEEKLKAVSK, from the coding sequence ATGGCGACATGGGATTTATCGACAACTTGTGCACATGTGTTAATTTGCAACGGTTCGAGTTGTTTGAAGAAGCAGGGAGAAGAAATGACAGTGGCCATCCGGGAAGCTTTGACGGAGCAAGGATTGGATGATCGGGTGCATACGGCGCGGACAAGATGCCAAGGCCGGTGCAAAGACGCGCCGACCGTCATCGTCTATCCGGAAGGGACCTGGTATCAGAAACTGACGCCGGAAGAGGCGGGCCCTTTGGCAGCGGCGATCGGCAAGGGAGAACGGTTGCTTGAAAAGGTGAGCCATACGTTCAATGGCCTAGGTTTCGACCGGCATAATGAGGCACCGATAGGGATTAAAAAGACGGAAGAGAAATTGAAGGCTGTATCGAAATAG
- a CDS encoding class I SAM-dependent methyltransferase, translating to MKIDVTGKVDFAEMWREGIKDWNGNMPERMVNDEAEETFWEQLMERKSGVDPYSRAISAELCTLIKPEDEVLEIGPGWGNYTFSLAEHARHVTCVDSSASVLSYLKDESGKKGLANLSYLHSKWEDFQLADGYDVVFGMNCFYRMFDIAGAMRTIDRSAKRLAVVGMTSGPLPPHYTDLQRTAGVELKTPRRDYIHLINVLYELGIYANCRIIPLTRTKTYETYDQLLAANQGKFRNGPLDHQKLGEALDRYVVYEDGNYVYSYPFHSALIYWTPGRGN from the coding sequence ATGAAAATTGATGTGACAGGTAAAGTCGATTTCGCAGAAATGTGGCGGGAAGGCATTAAAGATTGGAACGGCAATATGCCGGAGCGGATGGTCAATGACGAAGCGGAAGAGACGTTTTGGGAGCAGTTAATGGAGCGGAAGTCGGGTGTCGATCCGTACAGCCGGGCGATCAGCGCGGAGTTATGCACACTGATAAAACCTGAGGACGAGGTGCTGGAAATCGGACCGGGATGGGGGAACTACACATTTTCATTGGCAGAGCATGCCCGGCATGTCACCTGTGTGGACAGCTCCGCTAGTGTCCTTTCGTATTTGAAAGATGAGAGCGGGAAAAAAGGACTTGCCAATTTGTCATATCTTCATTCCAAATGGGAGGATTTTCAGCTGGCGGATGGTTATGACGTTGTTTTCGGAATGAATTGCTTCTATCGGATGTTCGATATTGCAGGAGCGATGCGGACGATTGATCGGTCGGCCAAGCGGTTGGCGGTCGTCGGCATGACATCGGGTCCTCTTCCGCCGCATTATACGGATTTGCAGCGGACAGCGGGGGTTGAACTGAAAACGCCGAGGCGGGATTACATTCATTTAATCAATGTTCTATATGAGCTTGGCATTTATGCGAATTGCCGCATCATCCCGCTGACAAGGACGAAGACGTACGAGACTTACGACCAATTGCTCGCAGCGAATCAAGGAAAATTCCGCAACGGACCGCTCGATCATCAAAAGCTTGGAGAGGCGCTGGATCGATATGTAGTCTACGAGGACGGCAACTATGTATATTCTTATCCATTCCACAGCGCATTAATTTATTGGACACCGGGAAGGGGAAATTAA
- a CDS encoding serine hydrolase domain-containing protein: MEKKLGIVFLIAIISFNLLYNPIGVQAAKSFDTADVDRFVSKYLERNGLPGASIVIVKNGKTIYEKGYGHDSDGKPITEKSLMRIASASKPFTAFAILQLVDEGKIQLDDLIVKHLPEVKLDDPRWRDVTIRQLLSHTSGVPNPIIVAPANTLKEGVERVYGWKLQSAPGEKYAYSNANYWILAYLVERVTHIGFPDFLQQKVFSPLGMDDSLTAINSGDPVQGLPKGYITAYGTAFPWTELEQMFVGAGGVIATGSDMGKWLAMLTNKGKSELGEQLLSKELLEEFFSPQLGNEKYGLGWSFSSLNVKPARISKSGVLSTYQTQQDIIPSSGYAVAVLLNSFTPTLEHAYEISNGIIQLTEGHEPEMKAPVPTIIDLSLGLITLLYLFLGIKGMIRSKKWSDRRVKHPAWRFILRLTPQLVPSLLLGWLFFIVPTLQNNSSTTIDALGLYPAAMVLLSIVFITGLALTTLRVYYRIRLKVK; this comes from the coding sequence ATGGAAAAGAAACTAGGCATTGTTTTTCTAATAGCAATTATTTCATTCAATTTATTGTACAATCCTATCGGGGTGCAAGCTGCAAAGTCGTTTGATACAGCGGATGTTGATAGATTTGTTTCGAAGTATCTCGAACGAAATGGACTGCCGGGTGCTTCCATTGTAATTGTAAAAAACGGAAAAACGATTTATGAAAAAGGGTATGGCCACGATTCTGATGGGAAACCCATAACAGAAAAGTCATTAATGAGAATCGCTTCTGCGTCAAAACCATTCACAGCATTTGCTATTTTACAACTGGTGGATGAAGGGAAAATTCAATTAGATGATCTAATAGTGAAACATCTGCCGGAAGTTAAACTGGATGATCCCAGGTGGAGGGATGTTACAATACGCCAACTATTGAGTCACACTTCCGGAGTACCGAATCCAATAATAGTAGCTCCAGCGAATACGTTAAAAGAAGGAGTGGAACGTGTTTATGGTTGGAAACTGCAATCAGCACCTGGGGAGAAATATGCTTATAGTAATGCCAACTATTGGATTTTGGCTTATTTGGTAGAAAGAGTGACCCATATCGGGTTCCCTGATTTTCTCCAGCAAAAGGTGTTCTCTCCACTAGGAATGGACGACTCGCTTACGGCCATAAACTCCGGGGATCCTGTACAGGGTTTGCCCAAAGGATATATAACAGCATACGGAACTGCATTTCCATGGACAGAGCTTGAACAAATGTTTGTGGGTGCAGGAGGAGTCATAGCAACAGGGTCGGATATGGGCAAATGGCTTGCTATGCTGACAAACAAAGGGAAAAGTGAACTAGGTGAACAATTGTTATCAAAAGAATTATTGGAAGAATTTTTTTCACCACAGCTTGGGAATGAAAAATACGGACTCGGCTGGTCATTCAGTTCCCTAAATGTTAAACCGGCACGTATATCAAAAAGCGGTGTATTATCGACTTATCAAACTCAACAAGACATCATACCAAGTAGTGGTTATGCCGTTGCGGTTTTACTGAATAGTTTTACCCCTACACTAGAACATGCTTATGAGATTAGTAATGGGATAATTCAATTGACCGAAGGACACGAACCTGAAATGAAAGCTCCAGTACCTACCATAATTGATTTATCACTTGGTCTTATCACATTGCTATACCTATTCTTAGGAATCAAAGGAATGATTCGAAGTAAAAAATGGTCTGATCGCAGGGTGAAACATCCGGCTTGGAGATTTATTCTTCGGTTAACACCTCAATTGGTTCCGTCATTATTATTAGGTTGGTTATTCTTTATTGTCCCAACTTTACAAAACAATAGTTCGACAACAATCGATGCGCTTGGTCTTTACCCAGCTGCAATGGTTCTATTGTCCATCGTTTTCATCACGGGGTTAGCTCTCACAACTTTAAGAGTATATTATCGAATAAGATTAAAAGTAAAATGA
- a CDS encoding response regulator transcription factor, whose product MIRILLVDDHEMVRIGVSAYLQIQPDMEVIGEAVNGREAVEKALALRPDIILMDMVMPEMNGAEATAAIIREWPEAKIVIVTSFLDDDKVYPALEAGAISYILKTSNAKRIAEAIRETLKGQTVLEPEVTTKMMQKMRSGNEHALHDDLTEREMEILLLLAKGKTNQEIADELFIALKTVKTHVSNLLSKLEVQDRTQAVIYAFQHELAK is encoded by the coding sequence ATGATTCGGATTCTGTTAGTGGATGACCATGAAATGGTGCGCATCGGAGTATCCGCCTATTTGCAGATTCAGCCGGATATGGAAGTCATCGGAGAAGCGGTCAATGGGCGGGAAGCCGTGGAAAAAGCGCTCGCCTTGCGCCCCGACATTATTTTAATGGATATGGTGATGCCCGAGATGAACGGAGCGGAAGCGACTGCTGCCATCATCCGAGAATGGCCGGAAGCGAAAATCGTCATCGTCACGAGTTTCCTAGATGACGATAAAGTGTACCCCGCCCTCGAAGCCGGAGCCATCAGCTACATATTGAAGACATCAAATGCCAAGCGGATCGCAGAAGCCATACGGGAAACCTTAAAAGGGCAAACCGTACTCGAACCCGAAGTGACCACGAAGATGATGCAGAAAATGCGGTCGGGGAACGAACACGCCCTTCATGATGACCTGACGGAACGAGAGATGGAGATTCTGCTTCTACTAGCGAAAGGAAAAACAAACCAGGAAATCGCAGATGAATTATTCATTGCCCTGAAAACGGTGAAGACCCACGTCAGCAACTTGTTGTCGAAGTTGGAAGTGCAAGATCGCACCCAGGCGGTCATCTACGCTTTTCAACATGAACTCGCTAAATAA
- a CDS encoding ABC transporter substrate-binding protein, with protein sequence MKNYIKLLFACVLLLGIGTACSNAATTQPAAVAEEKPEVPETITFEDSTGKEFTLELPLERVVVINRNTAEALKVLGVDKEIIATGDTTLENNPYLGFEDRPDVGKTNEINFESILSLNPQVVFTFTNRPDSTLEEKLEPAGIQVVRINNYLPESMDEELQLLGKLFGKEEKAAEFLTWKHGIEELLEKRVADIPDDEKKTVMALSVGALNSQGAYQVFPSQSLDGKPGVGEGVATLLAGGIDAADLQWDPSEASTTIRVDEEYVLERNPEVLTLHGTWLGGYETTDFTEYEEVYQHLLNTTSIPKLSAGKTEDVYIFHTNIIGSDKRFIGTLQLAKYLYPERFEDIDPDAYLKEYFEKWLGVENQGIWYYTPTEKD encoded by the coding sequence ATGAAGAATTATATAAAACTATTGTTCGCTTGCGTATTGCTGCTTGGCATCGGGACGGCTTGTTCCAACGCCGCGACGACGCAGCCGGCTGCTGTTGCGGAAGAGAAACCGGAAGTGCCGGAGACGATTACATTCGAAGATTCGACAGGGAAGGAGTTCACTCTCGAACTGCCGCTGGAACGGGTCGTGGTCATCAATCGCAATACGGCCGAGGCGTTGAAAGTCTTAGGAGTGGACAAAGAGATTATCGCCACAGGAGATACGACGCTTGAGAATAATCCGTATCTTGGTTTCGAAGATCGCCCGGATGTCGGGAAAACAAATGAAATCAATTTTGAATCGATTCTTAGTTTGAATCCGCAAGTCGTTTTTACCTTTACGAACCGGCCGGATTCCACGTTGGAAGAGAAATTGGAGCCTGCGGGAATTCAAGTTGTCCGGATTAATAATTACCTTCCAGAATCAATGGATGAAGAACTGCAATTGCTCGGGAAGTTATTCGGCAAGGAGGAAAAGGCTGCGGAATTTTTAACCTGGAAACATGGAATTGAAGAGTTGCTGGAAAAACGGGTCGCGGACATTCCAGATGATGAAAAGAAAACAGTCATGGCGCTTTCGGTAGGGGCTCTTAATTCTCAAGGGGCTTATCAAGTGTTTCCGAGTCAGTCATTGGACGGAAAACCGGGTGTCGGGGAAGGCGTTGCCACGTTGCTGGCGGGCGGTATCGATGCCGCAGACTTACAATGGGATCCGAGTGAAGCATCGACAACCATCCGTGTCGATGAAGAATATGTACTGGAACGGAATCCAGAAGTGCTGACTCTCCACGGAACATGGCTGGGCGGTTATGAAACGACTGATTTCACAGAGTATGAAGAAGTCTATCAGCATTTGCTGAACACAACGTCGATCCCAAAACTGTCAGCGGGGAAGACGGAGGATGTGTACATTTTCCATACAAATATTATCGGATCGGATAAGCGATTTATCGGAACTCTTCAACTGGCAAAATACTTATATCCCGAGCGCTTTGAAGATATCGATCCCGATGCTTACTTGAAAGAGTACTTTGAGAAATGGCTCGGTGTTGAGAATCAAGGGATCTGGTACTACACACCAACTGAAAAGGATTAA
- a CDS encoding M28 family peptidase: MKKSSKLLLSLLMAVSFMFLPAAANAAPANQQASQAMDNKIVKKIDKEQIYDHVHELSVNIGPRVAGTEGEKQAVDYIVSQYESYGLDVEIQPFEFQRRIDGELVTFTSQNVIATKKPHKNHATGEILYLGSHHDSVPGSPGASDNASGVGVNLEIARVISNMQTTTEIRFLTFGAEEFGLLGSKHYVSTLTEDEKSRSVGMFNFDMVGSKNAGEMIMFTVDGQRNIITNTGASASLRVYEPLTYGKVGRSDHQPFHDAGIPSAVFSYAPLEPEYHKPTDTIDKISKEKMDNVAKTVAAALYQLARKQTPALENSNVAPQPVEPPFENRPL; encoded by the coding sequence ATGAAAAAATCTTCGAAGTTGCTTTTGTCTTTACTTATGGCTGTGTCGTTCATGTTTTTGCCTGCTGCAGCCAATGCGGCTCCAGCGAACCAACAAGCATCACAAGCTATGGATAATAAAATCGTTAAAAAGATTGATAAAGAACAAATTTATGACCATGTGCATGAGTTATCTGTAAATATCGGTCCTCGTGTCGCTGGAACGGAAGGAGAAAAACAAGCTGTTGACTATATCGTATCCCAATATGAATCATATGGCTTGGATGTGGAAATTCAGCCTTTTGAATTTCAAAGAAGGATCGATGGTGAACTCGTGACATTTACCTCTCAAAATGTCATTGCAACTAAAAAGCCGCATAAAAATCATGCGACAGGGGAAATTCTTTATCTTGGTTCCCACCATGACTCCGTTCCTGGATCACCGGGCGCCAGCGACAATGCGTCCGGCGTCGGAGTAAACCTTGAGATTGCTCGCGTCATTAGTAATATGCAAACAACTACAGAGATCCGCTTCTTGACGTTCGGTGCGGAGGAGTTTGGATTATTAGGATCCAAGCACTATGTATCTACCTTAACTGAAGATGAAAAGTCGCGTTCGGTAGGTATGTTCAACTTTGACATGGTTGGCAGTAAAAATGCAGGCGAAATGATTATGTTTACTGTAGATGGCCAAAGAAATATCATTACAAATACAGGCGCTTCCGCAAGTTTAAGAGTGTACGAGCCGCTGACTTACGGTAAAGTTGGTCGAAGCGATCACCAACCGTTCCATGATGCTGGCATTCCTTCAGCAGTGTTTTCTTATGCACCGCTTGAGCCCGAATACCACAAGCCAACCGATACGATCGACAAAATCAGCAAAGAAAAAATGGACAACGTTGCGAAAACTGTAGCCGCCGCACTTTATCAACTTGCAAGGAAACAGACGCCAGCCCTTGAAAATTCCAATGTCGCACCGCAACCAGTCGAACCACCATTTGAAAACCGACCGTTGTAA
- a CDS encoding MFS transporter: MDYRKKTVVASVAGLTLEGMDIMFISFAMSLIIAEFHIDLATGGLISSITNMGMLLGGIVFGVLADKYGRVKVFTYTIILFALGTALTGLATSIEQVYVFRFIAGIGAGGEYGIGMALVAEAWPKNKQGRASSYVSVGAQYGVILAALLSAMILPAFGWRALFFVGAVPVIFAFIVRRNLEESPEWVAAQKSKTTVKADKGKLLQLFETPRTACTTLALILMATVQIAGYNGLMIWLPSMLQKSQGLSVSGSALWTISTAVGMIIGMLTFGRIMDRFGAKRAYGAFLLASACAVFLYASATGAVGVLVGGAIVGFFSNGMFAGYGALIGSLYPVEIRSTATNTIFNIGRAVGGFSPIAVGYLLQSFDMKVAMLYLAGLYCISFLVMLTIKRKTAVEITEAVA, from the coding sequence ATGGATTATCGGAAGAAGACAGTGGTGGCGTCCGTTGCAGGATTGACGCTTGAAGGAATGGACATCATGTTCATTTCGTTTGCCATGTCATTGATCATCGCGGAATTTCATATTGACCTCGCAACAGGCGGGTTGATTTCATCCATTACGAATATGGGCATGCTTCTCGGCGGCATCGTGTTCGGAGTCTTAGCGGATAAATATGGCCGGGTTAAGGTGTTTACGTATACCATTATTTTGTTTGCGCTCGGTACGGCGCTGACTGGACTTGCGACGAGCATTGAGCAAGTGTATGTGTTCCGGTTCATCGCCGGCATTGGTGCAGGCGGCGAGTATGGAATTGGAATGGCGCTTGTTGCGGAAGCATGGCCGAAGAATAAACAAGGCAGGGCTTCTTCGTATGTGAGTGTCGGAGCGCAGTACGGAGTTATTTTGGCGGCATTGCTTAGCGCAATGATTTTGCCGGCTTTTGGCTGGAGAGCACTTTTCTTTGTCGGAGCTGTACCCGTGATCTTTGCCTTTATCGTTAGAAGGAATCTGGAAGAGTCGCCGGAGTGGGTGGCCGCGCAGAAAAGCAAGACTACGGTCAAGGCGGATAAAGGGAAGCTGCTTCAGTTGTTTGAAACGCCGCGGACGGCATGCACCACACTTGCATTGATATTGATGGCGACCGTCCAAATTGCAGGCTATAACGGTTTGATGATCTGGTTGCCTTCCATGTTGCAGAAGTCGCAAGGACTGTCGGTTTCCGGCTCGGCGCTTTGGACGATCAGTACCGCGGTCGGCATGATCATTGGTATGCTGACGTTTGGCCGGATTATGGACCGGTTCGGGGCGAAGCGTGCGTATGGCGCCTTTCTGCTCGCGTCCGCTTGTGCCGTGTTCTTGTATGCGAGTGCGACAGGAGCGGTCGGTGTCCTTGTTGGCGGTGCCATTGTCGGTTTTTTCTCGAACGGTATGTTCGCGGGCTACGGTGCCTTGATTGGCAGTTTGTATCCAGTCGAAATCCGGAGTACGGCGACCAATACGATTTTCAATATCGGACGCGCGGTTGGTGGTTTTTCGCCGATTGCTGTCGGCTATCTTTTACAAAGCTTTGATATGAAAGTGGCGATGCTGTATTTGGCGGGCTTGTATTGCATTTCCTTCCTGGTCATGTTGACGATCAAGAGGAAAACCGCTGTGGAAATAACTGAAGCAGTCGCGTGA
- a CDS encoding sensor histidine kinase has product MKAIIGRGLFLSVLLTGITAVYIYFLLDLPLHDSWFAFYEMQFADVPLGWWILMTTLLLGFGIALWTGVLGRSKEKAMEERLTRLLENEQGEQQNETFTPRIDRAIDSVSTVLQSQRKSLQRITDERAEAQDKLIQERIVQERQRLARELHDSVSQQLFAASMLLSALTEQEEDNESQKPLRQVERIVQQAQLEMRALLLHLRPAALNDKSLAEGLEELLVELKEKVNFNIRYRLEEVTLSKGAEDHLFRIAQETLSNTLRHARATEVDVLFIERDHLAIFRVQDNGVGFKENDGKGGSYGLQNVKERAIEIGGTCKIVSVPSQGTIVEVKIPARKGEEEAYDSDSVSG; this is encoded by the coding sequence ATGAAGGCAATCATCGGCCGCGGCTTGTTCCTGTCTGTTTTATTGACCGGAATCACAGCCGTCTATATCTATTTTCTTCTCGACTTGCCATTGCATGATAGCTGGTTCGCTTTTTATGAAATGCAGTTCGCGGACGTTCCCCTCGGTTGGTGGATTTTGATGACCACACTCCTCCTCGGCTTCGGCATCGCCCTCTGGACAGGAGTGTTGGGACGTTCGAAAGAAAAAGCGATGGAGGAACGGCTAACCCGACTGCTCGAAAATGAACAAGGCGAGCAACAGAACGAAACGTTTACGCCGCGGATCGACCGGGCTATCGATTCGGTGTCCACCGTCCTCCAATCACAGCGAAAAAGCTTGCAGCGGATTACCGACGAACGGGCGGAAGCGCAAGACAAACTGATTCAGGAGCGGATTGTACAGGAACGGCAACGACTCGCCCGGGAACTGCATGATTCCGTGTCCCAACAATTATTTGCCGCATCGATGCTGCTATCCGCTCTCACAGAACAGGAGGAAGACAACGAATCTCAAAAGCCGCTTCGCCAAGTGGAGCGAATCGTCCAACAGGCTCAACTCGAGATGCGGGCATTGCTTCTTCATCTCCGCCCGGCTGCGCTCAACGACAAATCGCTCGCGGAAGGTTTGGAAGAACTATTGGTCGAATTAAAAGAGAAAGTAAATTTCAATATCCGCTACCGTCTGGAGGAAGTCACCTTGTCGAAAGGAGCGGAAGATCATTTATTCCGCATCGCGCAGGAAACACTATCCAATACGCTCCGTCATGCTCGAGCAACCGAAGTCGATGTGCTGTTCATCGAACGGGATCATCTTGCCATTTTCCGGGTGCAGGATAACGGAGTCGGCTTTAAGGAAAATGACGGGAAAGGCGGGTCCTACGGGTTGCAAAACGTCAAAGAGCGGGCCATTGAAATCGGGGGTACGTGCAAAATCGTATCTGTCCCTTCTCAAGGAACGATTGTGGAAGTGAAAATACCTGCAAGGAAAGGGGAAGAAGAGGCATATGATTCGGATTCTGTTAGTGGATGA
- a CDS encoding FecCD family ABC transporter permease: protein MKEVTVVAHYQHSVKRKVLVLVLLTAILLCSVLYSVSVGTVSIPLKELIGIVTQSGEGSMNAYIVYEIRLPRIVMAIITGMALASAGVIMQVLLRNPLASPFTLGVSSGASFGAALAIVLGTSFFGINLTAGNQWMIALNAFVFGCLSVFLVYGISRMKSGSTTVLLLAGVAIGQLFSAGVSALKYFSNNEALKDLVVWLMGGFWGSNWQVIQFLVPLVFVSFLILLKFSWDLNALSSGEEVAKTLGVNVKRLRIAALFLVTLVASATIAFTGIIGFIGLVAPHIGRMIIGVDNRYLLPCACLMGAIILLLSDTFARTVLSPIEIPVGIITSAIGAPFFIWLLVQKRKDYWA from the coding sequence ATGAAGGAAGTAACAGTTGTTGCTCACTATCAGCATTCTGTAAAAAGAAAGGTTTTAGTATTAGTTTTGCTGACGGCTATATTGCTTTGCTCCGTCCTCTACTCTGTAAGCGTCGGAACTGTTTCCATTCCCCTGAAGGAATTGATCGGGATCGTTACACAGAGCGGCGAGGGATCGATGAATGCGTATATCGTCTATGAAATCCGCCTGCCCCGCATTGTCATGGCAATTATTACAGGGATGGCCTTGGCAAGTGCGGGAGTGATCATGCAGGTTTTATTGCGGAATCCTTTGGCGAGTCCGTTTACGCTTGGCGTATCGAGCGGAGCTTCGTTTGGAGCGGCGCTTGCCATCGTGCTTGGCACAAGCTTTTTCGGAATAAATTTGACGGCAGGAAATCAATGGATGATTGCGCTCAATGCGTTTGTCTTCGGCTGTTTGTCCGTCTTTCTCGTGTATGGAATTTCCCGGATGAAAAGCGGTTCTACGACTGTATTATTGTTGGCGGGAGTGGCGATCGGTCAATTGTTTTCTGCTGGAGTTTCTGCTCTGAAATATTTCTCGAATAACGAGGCACTTAAGGATCTAGTTGTGTGGTTGATGGGCGGCTTTTGGGGATCCAATTGGCAAGTAATTCAATTTTTAGTGCCTTTGGTTTTCGTGTCATTCCTCATTCTCCTGAAGTTTTCCTGGGATTTGAATGCGCTCAGTTCGGGAGAGGAAGTGGCGAAGACGTTGGGGGTCAATGTGAAGAGACTTCGCATTGCCGCGTTGTTCCTCGTCACGCTCGTTGCTTCTGCCACGATCGCTTTCACCGGCATCATCGGGTTCATCGGCCTGGTGGCGCCGCATATCGGCAGGATGATTATCGGGGTGGACAACCGGTATTTGCTGCCGTGCGCCTGCTTAATGGGGGCCATCATCCTGCTGTTATCCGATACATTTGCGCGTACAGTCCTGTCCCCGATTGAAATCCCGGTCGGCATTATCACATCCGCAATCGGGGCGCCGTTCTTCATTTGGCTGCTTGTTCAAAAAAGAAAGGATTATTGGGCGTAA
- a CDS encoding ABC transporter ATP-binding protein yields MTLKINNLSMFLGKRQVLKNISAQFNQGEIVSIIGPNGAGKSTLLKCLATIYKTAKGAITINGRDIATIPSRELATLIGFVPQHSTSHFPLTVMETVMLGRKPYIKWGVQPRDLEAVEAVMKTLHIDSMSAQFLDELSGGQRQKVLLARALAQEPTILMLDEPTSALDMKHQLEVLELVKQFAEDQNHLIILVLHDLELASRYSDVLVLLKEGEIHTVGKLEDVLTVENLASVYGVESKIEKDEYGHKITAIQPISEGALSV; encoded by the coding sequence GTGACTTTAAAAATCAATAATTTATCGATGTTCCTTGGGAAGCGGCAAGTGTTGAAAAATATTAGCGCCCAATTTAATCAAGGGGAGATTGTCAGTATCATCGGCCCAAACGGCGCTGGCAAATCCACTTTGCTCAAATGCCTCGCTACTATTTATAAAACAGCAAAAGGGGCCATTACGATCAATGGCCGGGATATTGCGACTATCCCATCCAGAGAACTAGCCACTTTGATTGGCTTCGTCCCCCAGCATTCGACAAGCCATTTTCCCTTGACCGTCATGGAAACGGTCATGCTCGGGAGGAAGCCGTACATTAAATGGGGCGTCCAACCTCGCGATTTGGAGGCAGTCGAAGCAGTGATGAAAACGCTGCATATTGATTCGATGAGTGCCCAATTTTTGGATGAATTAAGCGGAGGGCAACGGCAAAAAGTACTGTTAGCCAGGGCATTGGCGCAAGAGCCGACAATCCTGATGCTAGATGAGCCGACTTCGGCATTGGATATGAAGCATCAATTGGAAGTGCTGGAATTGGTCAAGCAGTTTGCAGAGGACCAGAACCATTTGATCATCCTGGTGCTCCATGACCTGGAATTGGCCTCCCGTTATTCGGATGTCCTTGTTTTATTGAAAGAAGGGGAAATTCACACAGTTGGGAAGCTGGAAGATGTATTGACTGTCGAAAATTTGGCATCGGTCTATGGCGTTGAATCCAAAATTGAGAAGGACGAGTATGGACATAAAATTACGGCGATCCAGCCGATCAGTGAGGGGGCTCTCTCGGTATGA